Genomic segment of Eleutherodactylus coqui strain aEleCoq1 chromosome 1, aEleCoq1.hap1, whole genome shotgun sequence:
caatgaggaacctatgtgccaaacactattcattctgtcaaggtgtctgatgccccagtcagaccgcggttttttataaatagtcacaggcaggtacaactccgcaatgggaattccgtgtgcacccacagcatgggtggctccctggaacccaccggctgtacataaatgtatcccattgcagtgcccatcacagctgaggtaacgtccgattaaatgcaagtggtcttcggcccacactgcatgccccagtcaaactggggttctttagaagtgtacacatggagttacaactccgtgtggaccgacagcatgggtgggtgccaggaacccaccggcggtacataaatatatcccattgcattgcccatcacagctgaggtaatgtcatgtttaatgcaggtgggcttcggcccacactgcatgccccagtcagactggggttctttagaagtagacacatgcagttacaactccctgtggacccacagcatgggtgggtgccaggaagccactggcggtacataaatatatcccattgcattgcccatcacagctgatgtaacgtcagctttaatgcaggtgggcaaaaaattaattggattacactgtaggcgagggccccaaaaaattggtgtaccaacagtactaatgtaccttagaaaaattgcccatgcccaaccaagagggcaggtgaaacccattaatcgctttggttaatgtggcttaattggtaactaggcctggaggcagcccagttaaaataaaaattggttcaggtgaaagtttcaacgctttaatgagcattgaaacgtataaaaattgtttacaaaaattatatgactgagccttgtgggcctaagaaaaattgcccgttcggcgtgattacgtgaggtttcaggaggaggagcaggaggaggaggaggaatagaatacacagattgatgaagcaaaaatgtccccgtttttgatggtgatagagaacaatgcttccatctgcgggtgcagcctacgtattgcttaggtattgctgctgtccgctggtggagaagagaagtctggggaaatccaggctttgttcatcttgataagtgtaagcctgtcggcactgtcggttgacaggcgggtacgtttatccgtgatgattcccccagccgcactaaacaccctctctgacaagacgctagccgcaggacaagcaagcacctccagggcatacagcacgagttcaggccatgtgtccagcttcaacacccagtagttgtagggggcagaggcgtcaccgaggacggtcgtgcgatcggctatgtactccctcaccatccttttacagtgctcccgccaactcagccttcactggggagcggtgacacagtcttgctggggagccataaagctcgcaaaggccttggagagtgttcccctgcctgcgctgtacatgctgcctgatctctgcgcctcccctgctacctggccctcggaactgcaccttcagccactagcgctgtcggatgggaatgttaccatcagtttgtccgccagggtcctgtggtatagcatcactctcgaacccctttcctcttcgggtatgagagtggaaaggttctccttataccgtgggtcgagcagtgtgtacacccagtaatccgtagtggccagaatgcgtgtaacgcgagggtctcgagaaaggcctcctaacatgaagtcagccatgtgtgccagggtacctgtacgcaacacatggctgtcctcactaggaagatcactttcaggatcctcctcctcctcctccagccatacacgctgaaaggatgacaggcaagcagcatgggtaccctcagcagtgggccaagctgtctcttccccctcctcctcatgctcctccccctcctcctcaacgtgctgagatatagacatgaaggagctctgactatccagcgacatactgtcttcccccgcctctgtttccaagcgcaaagcatctgcctttatgctttgcagggaacttctcaagaggcatagcagaggaatggtgacactaatgattgcagcatccccgctcactatctgggtagactcctcaaagtttccaaggacctggcagatggctgccaaccaggcccactcttctgtaaagaattgaggaggctgactcccactacgccgcccatgttggagttggtattccactatagctctacgctgctcatagagtctggccaacatgtggagcgtagagttccactgtgtgggcacgtcgcacagcagtcggtgcactggcagattaaaccgatgttgcagggtccgcagggtggcagcgtccgtctgggacttgtggaaatgtgcgctgacccggcgcacctttccgagcaggtatgacaagtgtgggtagcttttcagaaagcgctgaaccaccaaattaaagacatgggccaggcatggcacgtgcgtgaggctgccgagctgcagagccgccaccaggttacggtcgttatcacatacgaccatgcccggttggaggctcagcggcgaaagccaccggtcggtctgctctctcagaccctgcagcagttcgtgggccgtgtgcctcttctctcctcagctgagtagtttcagcacggcctgctgacgcttgcccacctttgtgctgccacgccgtgcgacaccgactgctggcgacgtgctgctgttgctgacacatcttgattgcgagacagaggttgcgttggaggaggaggaggagggtggtttagtggaggaagcatacaccgccgcagataccagcaccgagctggggcccgcaattctgggggtgggtaggacgtgagcgggtcccaggctctgactctgtcccagcctccactaaattcacccaatgtgccgtcagggagatatagtggccctgcccgcatgtgcttgtccacgtgtccgttgttaagtggaccttggcagtaaccgcgttggtgagggcgcgtagaatgttgcgagagacgtggtcgtgaagggctgggacggcacatcgggaaaagtagtggcgactgggaaccgagtagtgcgggaccgccgccgccatcatgcttttgaaagcctccgtttccacaagcctatacggcagcatctccaggctgatcaatttggctatgtgcacgtttaacgcttgagcgtgcgggtgcgtggcggcgtacttgcgcttgcgctcaaacagttacgctagcgacgtctggacgctgcgctgagagacattgctggatggggccgaggacagcggaggtgagggtgtgggtgcaggccggtaggcactcgtgcctgtgtcctcagaggggggttggatctcagtggcaggttggggtacagggggagaggcagtggtgcaaaccgggggcggtgaacggccttcggcccaccttgtggggtgcttggccatcatatgcctgcgcatgctggtggtggtggctccccagctgatcttggcgcgacaaaggttgcacagcactgttcgtcggtcgtcaggcgtctctgtgaaaaactgccacaccttagagcaacttggcctctgcagggtggcatggcgcgagggggcgctttgggaaacagttggtggattattcggtctggccctgcctctacccctggccaccgcactggcttggcctgtgcccagaccctgacttgggcctcgcccgcgtccacgtcctctaggcctacccctacccctcagcatgctgtattaccagtagtgcagaaacagaacgctgtaattaaatgtgccgcttattggcctgtggttggaggctgacttcgcttacggaacgcacagcagaggcaggaaagaattttgcgcaagcctactgtaacacttagctggctgcgtatgaattaggacaactacccccagcagagacccagtacacttgtggacaggaatacagcggtgatgtaaaagggaacacagaggcagaaaagaattttgcgcaagcctgctgtaacacttagctggctgcgtatgaattaggacaactacccccagcagagacccagtactcttgtggacaggaatacagcggtgatgtaaaagggaacacagaggcaggaaagaattttgcgcaagcctgctgtaacacttagctggctgcgtatgaattaggacaactacccccagcagagacccagtacactgaggacggtcacaggcagcccaaatagattttttttcccaaatgtttttggaaaggcccactgcccatatacactaaatatgtcttctgtccctgcctcaccactactggccctggacaatgtaaaattactgcaggacgcaatgctctgcacggccgatatacaaaaaacaaaaaaaatgtgcaacactgcaaaaagcagcctcacactactgcacacggttagatatggccctaagaaggaacgttggggttcttgaagcctaaaataactcctggtatagggcttgaacgtcgcagggggaagttgtaatgtcttccctgtctttctattggccagaaaagcgcgctaacgtctcagagataaaactgaaagtaactcgaacatcgcgtggtgctcgtctcaagtaacgagcatctcgaacacgctaatactcgaacgagtatcaagctcggacgagtacgttcgctcatctctaataaggatctctcccatgatctgtttattcccaggactgcaacagtaacaagagggcatcctctatgtctagaggaaagaaggtttcatcacaaacatagaagggggttctttaatgCAAGAGCAGTGAGATAGtctaaggacgtggtgatggcaaaatccatagaggagtttaagagggaactagatgtctttctatagcactacgatattacaggatatagacattaggagaccagtggggttgttgatctgaaatgttgatccagtgattactgtgactgccattatggagtcaggaaggaattttttttctccaaatgagctaaattggctcagcggggtgtttttgccttcctctggaccaaaaaAAGAGGGgttgaacaggctgaactagatggacattgtcttcaactGTGTGGCAGCCAAAGATAGATATTGAATATGTGTAAGAATCGGAAATGGgttccgactagagatgagcgaacgtactcgctaaggcaaactactcgagcaagtattgccttgtgcgagtacctgctcgctcgtcccaaaagattcgggtgccggcagggaaaATCGGTgacttgcgggagtgagcaggggggagagagtgagagagatttccccccccccccccccccccccgttcctccccgccccccgctaacacccgaatcttttgagacgagcgggcaggtactcgcataaggcaatactcgttcgagtagtttgccttagtgagtacactcgctcatctctagttccgacGTGTTATAAAAGATCAGAATATCACCATGTATCCACGTAaaactcagtggaaaaccaaagttaCTGCCAGCAAAAATAGATGCTGACTGTGCATAACACTCACAGATGGATTCCAGCACATTAAATAAGACTCAACGCGTTTCTATGATGCAGATAAATACTCTTTCATCAGGAGTCTAAAGCTGGTTAGAGAGGTTAGTACTTATAGCTGCAGGATACTCTAAAGCTTAGTAAGTCAGTCTTCATGCCCTGACATCTGGGTGAATAGACTAGAGTTTGGTAGATGGTTCTGACTGCCCTGATAACTAGCAGCATAGAGAATCAAAGTCTCCTGTCTATTGGTAGCAGGTAAGTCTGATGGCTACTATTTGAACCAAGGAAAAATTGATTTCAAGGTTTAGGCCGAATGCTCATGGCAGGTCCGGATACCGCCTGCAGAATCCCACATGGAATCTGGCCCCGACCGCGGCGGGTGACCATGCATACCTGCCATCTTCTTCGCTGGCATCCATGTGCACCTGTCTTCAGCTTCTCTGTACTTCGGATGGTCCGCACGACAATGTCAATTTCAGACGGACCCTGATCGGATgactaccattgacttcaatggaagctgtcagtgtaggaaccacagtaaaatggagcatattgtaatttttcatctgcgagcaAAAACTGCTATTGGTTTTCGCTCGTGTGCATAAAGaataatttttccatagcatgctatggagggttattgctgcagtgtCCAGAGGCGGATGCTTGATCAGGATTCTAAAGCAAAAATctacccgtgtgcatgaggccttggaGGGTAATATTTGTGGCAGCCAGTAATCTGGATACTGAGCCCTTATGGAAGGTGCAGTCAGACAAATGTAAACAATAGGAActaatttatcaaaactgtccagCGTTAAGACTAtccctgttgcccatagcaaccaatcaccacTCTTTTTTCAACAGCAGttttagaaatgaaagctgcatcgtgattggttgctaaagaCAACACAGAcagttttcttttagacagctttataaatctgccccatttccCTAAATTACAGTTCATAGGAAATGTATGCCTCTAAAAGCCATTTATTCTGGTTATATTGTTATAATAGTATATACCAACAGACATAAAgatataataaaataatacaaataaaatatAGGAGTATAGCCCCAAATATATACAATGGGCAGGTAGATGGATGATTGATTTTAGTATGATTTTAATACACAACGCAGCATATAAATTGACAAATGACTAAAATGGGCCCTAAATCCCTCCATCTGTAAGCCAATGCTGCAGTGTAAATGTAGTTGTACTTTAATGAAGTAAAACCAATATAATTTACATAACAAACTAAGTAGAATAAAACAGAAAAGCATTTTCAATATAATCATATATTAAGCTGAAATTTTCAAATCCTTATGCTATAGCACATATACTTGAATCtcattggtcagttactgatcacatgaccagtgccATCCAGgtgtattgtgatgatgtacatatAAGGCAGCTGGCACATGCACAAAGTGACAGTTGGAGAGTACTGGCGACAGTATAGGAGAGTTGTCTATGGACAGAGAAAAAAGCGTTTTTATGGAGAAAGAGGAGGTTGTTGTGGGGAGGAAGAAAGTGGAGAAGAGAAAGCACATCTCAATCTCATCGGCTGATGAGATGTCTTCAAGCCAGAAGACCAAAAAGAGCAGAAAGCAGaccaggaagaggaagaggagtgaTCCAATTCCAGGACCGAGGACGTCTGCCGCTCCAGCAGTGGATGAACAGGACGTCATTCCACATGCGAAAAGACCAAAGAACAGGAGAACCAACCAGAACTGTTCAGAGGATGGAAAAAAGCCATCGAGGGACAGCAAGTTCCAAAAGAGACATTATGGACCTGATGACCAGAGAGTCGCAGGTAGATATATCTGGTCATTATAtaactgtactgtatatacatgtTTTATATCTCCACATGTAATCCAGTGATAAATGTTATTATTTTAAATGTACTTGTTTTTAGTAATGTCATATTTCACCATTTTCAGGGAACGCTCACATGTAGAGGAAATGTGGGGAATCTTCCACAGTGCGAAATCCATGCTAAAACCggcattaaaatccacaccatttctgTGGACTTTATTATGGATCCGCAGCAGAGTTCACCCCTTCTATAGAAAGAATGAAGTCAGCTGCGGATCCGCACCACCATTACTATAGATTAGGATGTAGTTCTTGacatgaattttggtgcagaagctCCTCCCCATTTGCGCTACATGTGAGCGCCCCCTTATGTCAGAGCGGGTGATGACAGATGGAATAGGCCCAGTTGACCATTATAATGTTAGTAGAGTTTTCTTCTCTCCCCAATTCATGATGAAATCCCCCTAACATCACACATCATGCAGGGTGACGTCTGCTGAGGTGAAGCCAATGTGATCTGTTGTCCGCAGACGGTTAGGGGGGATTTATTGTGAATTATGGACAACCCAAAGTTTACATGGATCTCTCCTACAGAAATGTCCGTTGCTGGGAGGTTCTGTTCATGAATGTATAACCCCAAACTGCCGACGTTGGTATTTAATGAAAGGCCAATTGTTGGCACTTCAAAAGCCATAGCATTGCTTTTCAGTCGCCCAAGCTATATGAAGGCCTGTTTTATGTGAGGCGACTTATATTTTTCCTTGGTACAGTTTTGGGATCCATGTAATGTTTTGGGTTATCGCAGCACTACACTCTTatggaaactgtctaaaagaaaatcgttgttgcccatggcaaccaatcacagtgcagctttaatttcttaaacTAATGAGgtgaatgaaagctgcgctgtgattggttgctatgggcaacagaaaaatattttaaaaagtcaaaaaatgtGTATGCATGAACACTGTGTTGGTGACGTTGCTTATTGCCGCATACGGTAGctaaattgtactgcacatgacaacaTATCATACGCACGTGTcaggcactgttttttttttctgcttaaatTTCATGCGCAATTGTTTCACTACGGCATGTCGACACACCACCCATTCGCAATGTAATTATGcagccatagagaacaatgttcTCTCTCATGCATAATATGCcacaaaaaagagcatgctgcattctttatGCACTCGCGTATTACGCAATTGCAACACGCAAGTGAGAGCGGAACGGTGTAAAACAATTTCTTTGATTGTCTGCAAATTACCGTGTAACACATGTGCATACAGCGCAcgcgtaatacatggtaatcttATGccggtgtgagcccggcctaagaccttattcacacaggcgtatataggccaggttttcacgacccggccgatatacgcttcccctctgatgcattggtttacaatgcatcagtgcacaggggcgtatctctGCAGTGTAAAAATGCCCTATGGCAgctaatgacagctgcaggagaagggactgctaaactctgtcccctttctttctcctcttcaccccttgccgcagtttgcaataggaggggcggggtTGGAGCAAAGCCCCACCtcctcccgcccctcccattgcaaacagtggcaagaggtggagaggggcaggagctcagcacactaaccTTCGCCGACTCTCTACGTATACGCCACCCCGTGCATCAcacggtagcgtatattggctcaTGTGAATAGGTCCTTCGTGCCATAAAAAAGGATAATCAATGCCAGAATGGTAaacttttttgtttattctgAAACTGAATAAGAATTGACATGTACTTCAAAATAGCACCCTGAAAACTATAAGTCATCCCACAAAAGTACGCCCTCCTgcagctccatcaatggaaaaatcaaaaagtcatgGTTACACAAAAcaaagtttttattgtgcaaaagtagtaaaaacaaaaactatatcaATTTACAATTGCAGAATTGCAGTTTGTTTCCATTCCTCCCCCAAAAAGAATTAATAGATATTTTTTCAACACATTGTATTTACCCTAAAACAGTTCTACTGACCCCTTAAAGTAACAGGACACAAGGTTACATCATGGCAGCGTGGTACTTAACGCGACAGGACGTAAGCTTACATCATGTGCATGCTGTGGGATCAGAAGTGAGCCTGCACCATCGCACAGCAGGaggaaaaaccccacatatttagtattatCATGTCCATAATGAGCTTAAACTAATGAGgtgaatgaaagctgcgctgtgattggttgctatgggcaacagaaaaatattttaaaaagtcaaaaaatgtGTATGCATGAACACTGTGTTGGTGACGTTGCTTATTGCCGCATACGGTAGctaaattgtactgcacatgacaacaTATCATACGCACGTGTcaggcactgttttttttttctgcttaaatTTCATGCGCAATTGTTTCACTACGGCATGTCGACACACCACCCATTCGCAATGTAATTATGcagccatagagaacaatgttcTCTCTCATGCATAATATGCcacaaaaaagagcatgctgcattctttatGCACTCGCGTATTACGCAATTGCAACACGCAAGTGAGAGCGGAACGGTGTAAAACAATTTCTTTGATTGTCTGCAAATTACCGTGTAACACATGTGCATACAGCGCAcgcgtaatacatggtaatcttATGccggtgtgagcccggcctaagaccttattcacacaggcgtatataggccaggttttcacgacccggccgatatacgcttcccctctgatgcattggtttacaatgcatcagtgcacaggggcgtatctctGCAGTGTAAAAATGCCCTATGGCAgctaatgacagctgcaggagaagggactgctaaactctgtcccctttctttctcctcttcaccccttgccgcagtttgcaataggaggggcggggtTGGAGCAAAGCCCCACCtcctcccgcccctcccattgcaaacagtggcaagaggtggagaggggcaggagctcagcacactaaccTTCGCCGACTCTCTACGTATACGCCACCCCGTGCATCAcacggtagcgtatattggctcaTGTGAATAGGTCCTTCGTGCCATAAAAAAGTTTAAGCAATGCCAGAATGGTAaacttttttgtttattctgAAACTGAATAAGAATTGACATGTACTTCAAAATAGCACCCTGAAAACTATAAGTCATCCCACAAAAGTACGCCCTCCTgcagctccatcaatggaaaaatcaaaaagtcatgGTTACACAAAAcaaagtttttattgtgcaaaagtagtaaaaacaaaaactatatcaATTTACAATTGCAGAATTGCAGTTTGTTTCCATTCCTCCCCCAAAAAGAATTAATAGATATTTTTTCAACACATTGTATTTACCCTAAAACAGTTCTACTGACCCCTTAAAGTAACAGGACACAAGGTTACATCATGGCAGCGTGGTACTTAACGCGACAGGACGTAAGCTTACATCATGTGCATGCTGTGGGATCAGAAGTGAGCCTGCACCATCGCACAGCAGGaggaaaaaccccacatatttagtattatCATGTCCATAATGAGCTGTACTGTAATTTtagcacactattcattctgcgcagcaaaaaacataaaaagactggaggtaaaatgcttattttgttcgctTTACCTCCCAAAATGCGcaataaaagtggtcaaaaaacccatatttaccccaaaatggtacaaagaaAAACTATGGCTCATGATGCATAAAAcaacccctcacagagctccttccATGGAAAAAGTTATTGCACTAATGTAGTgatataaaaataattataatttccaaaaaaaggggtttctcTGTAGaacaccccccctcccaaaaaaagtataatatttttggtattcTTGTAATCTTACTAACCCGCAGTACtcattgagggcttattcagatgggcagacagaaaaataaaaaagttatggcttttgaaaagagaAGATGAAAATCCtctaaaaattgttgcgtccttatatCGAAAATaggcatgtccttaaggggttaaaaaatacacCTCCTCCTGCAACacgcaagccctcacacagctacaatgacaaaaaaataaaaaaatagttataTCGAAAATAGGCATGTCCTTAAggcattaaaaaatacacctCCTCCTGCAAcaagcaagccctcacacagctacaatgacaaaaaaataaaaaaatagtgctttgctgttttgttaaggcctcatgcacacgggcaggtcggatcctgcagtggaatccggccctggcagcagcggtggccgcACATACCtgcttttcttatttttcatctgtactgcatatgGTCCGCACGGtccactcctgcttttcccgcatcattgCTTAGCCATGACgcagaatccacgacctttctgcaatgttagttgcagaagggccgcggatcggatggcttccattgacttcttgcGCAAGTGGAAACcccaattgctttccgctcgtgtgcatgaataGTCACTTTTCCATAggatgctatggacggtatttccTACGGAACatagaggtggacgcccgctccggattccacaatgcaaactcCACCCGTGTGCGTGAGGCCTAAGGATTTGCATtgttaggcgatgacgcagagaaaacaggagttttttttttaaaattagtactgCGCATGTTtgacagcgagccgtgcggaccatcgcCAGTACAGATGAAGGAAAAGAAAAGCAGGTACGTGTGGAAGCTGCTGCTACAAGGGctagaatctgacccgcccgtgtgcataaAGCCTAAGATTTATAGCAGTGgctcatacaataagttgcagGTTATGATGACAGAATTGAACTTTTGCCATAAGCAGGGAGGGggaccaagctgaacttttgaccAGGGCCCATAAACCTTTAGTTCCAGCATGGGACAAGGTCAGACTCCCCGCTTCATGGTTGTATGGTATATTGCTATATGGGACatcctccctgctctgctgtaATTGGCCGCTGAATGTTTGACTGACGGACTCTGCAATAAATTGAGTAGTTTATAACGCACAGCTATATGTCACAAGCATATAAGGAAAATGGTGGAAAATTTTAATTAATTCCAACTGCAATTCCATGGACATAGATTTGTTCAAAAAGTCTTCAGCCCGTGGTAATAAAATCCTAGAATCCCCCACAGCTGCCGTACTGACGGCTCTGCAGTCTTCACCTCCCGATGCAGGGAGCCAGCGATGACGTCTCCAAGAAAAGGGCCACATAACCGATGCAGCCAATCACCTGCTTCCTTCAGCCGGTGAATAGCTGTGGCACTTATGTTACCCAGATTTAGGAAGTGAAGTTCAGCAGGTACTAAAGGGCCGGTGAGACGCGGGGAAGAGTGGAAGGTcgtctgcagacagccgggtcggatcttctcgcagcgggacccgacctgagcaccgaggactcacccgctcccacagctccggctcttttatgtgccggctgccgggcagccggtgcatgcacaGGGCAAAGCCTtcagccggtgagtgacgtttctgtgcggggctcgctgaattagagcatgccacggtttgtttgctgcgcagacaaaccgcggccgtctgcataggattgcgtgctgtaatgcaatcctttgCAGGTATCcagaggcggaaattctgcgggaatcccgccgcggaattttcgcctgtctgcaggcggccgaaggGTGAGCATGAATCCTGTTATTTTATTGCCACAGGCTAAAGGCATTTTTGATTATGTCCCAGGATAACCCCTTATGGCCCCTAGCTGCCACGGCAAATCATTGGCTTCCCACAATTGCATTGTGGAAGGTCAATAGGGTGACAGGGGTCCTATGTCTGTTAACCAATTAGATGTTGCAGGTTGAATGCTATATAATACAGCTAGTTCCCACAAGtgatgggctggggggggggggagggggcacatcTCTTGTGCCCGCACCATTTGCAATATCTACTCAGTGTGAATAGTGTCTAGTAAATGCTAGACTTATTGTAATACATTCCATTTATCTTCCCTCCTAGGATCCAGCGGAGTTCGTCCAACCGGCTCCGGCACAATCTCTGATTCCTTCAAAGAGAGATTAGTATTCCACCAGGAGCTTAACCGAGGAAGTTACGGCACAGTCATGAAGGCCGAAGATACTTTAACCCACCGAAAATTTGCGGTTAAGATTATCAGCAAGACGGCCCTACGAGCTAAAGGGAAGGAGAAGTACATCATCGTGGAGAAGCAAGTTCTACAGCTGGCATCCGGAAGCCCTTTCCTTGTGCAtgcagactttgccatccagaccAAGGTATAACTGTGACTACCTTGTATTAGCGAATGTCATACACTACAGGCTTCACTGGCAGAGACATATAGGAAAGTCATAGGGCCACATAACAAAGGTCAGAAATTGTCCCCTTCCAGCCA
This window contains:
- the LOC136578665 gene encoding protein kinase C delta type-like, which produces MDREKSVFMEKEEVVVGRKKVEKRKHISISSADEMSSSQKTKKSRKQTRKRKRSDPIPGPRTSAAPAVDEQDVIPHAKRPKNRRTNQNCSEDGKKPSRDSKFQKRHYGPDDQRVAGSSGVRPTGSGTISDSFKERLVFHQELNRGSYGTVMKAEDTLTHRKFAVKIISKTALRAKGKEKYIIVEKQVLQLASGSPFLVHADFAIQTKKNVLFGLEFVSCGDLFDLLLRKGRLDLTSSRFYGAELVCGIQFLHRKGVIHRDLKLENILLTDTGHVKITDFGLSLVNMHGGRTSIGVAGTVGYIAPEVRRELYYVFFKLY